The Sander vitreus isolate 19-12246 chromosome 10, sanVit1, whole genome shotgun sequence genome contains the following window.
TCCGTATGCCTACTACATTTTTAGCTACGTTTGGAGTCATACTGGCAGCCTAACTcctgttttttacattttaacatttaaatcagattgtttaaaaaaacatcatgaaAACCAATGTCTTCAAATGAGATTTAGGCCAGATTTTGGATTGAATTTGTTGAGAGGTTTGTCAATCTGATCACTCAAATCAAGAGTTTAAACTCTCTTTAAGGTCATATCCAACAagacacattttactttttctgtCACTAATGCTGTGTGGTAACACAGAGAAGAGGACCTCAGGTTTGCGTCCTGGAATAAAACCCcctcacacttttttttaaccaaagcaGATAAATGAATCACTtgcaatttgaaaaacaaatcaggTAGTCTGAACAAAGCCTTGCCTTAAACATTTAAGTTACCCAGATGTATTTTCAACACCTGAAagctttttatttgtatgttcCTCATCTTCCTCTATATGACAAATCTAAAGCACTATCTTATAAACCCTTGTGTACATTATTGTATTTACTGCCTTTTCTGTGTTATACAGCATAGCCAGAAGGATCAGCAGCTACAGTATTTTAGAGGTAAAACCTACAGTATAAACCTGTTGAAATCATATCATCGGCCCTGTGTGGTATTACACTGGCTTAATACCTTTGGTAACATTTTCCCCATTTTCCCCCACATGGTAGGGCATTAAAGCCAGTACAAACTACCATTAATAGTAAAACTCTTTGAAGGAACAAGGCTCTCTTTTTTGTTCACATGCATTTTTACTTCACTAATCATTAAAGCGGTATGTATGTTTTGAGcgtatacagtggggagaacaagtatttgatacactgccgattttgcaggttttcccacttacaaagtcTGCAATTTATATCgcaggtactcttcaactgtgagtgacggaatctaaaacaaatatccagaaaaatcacattgtatgatttttaagtaattaatttgcattttattggatgacataagtatttgatacatcagaaaagcagaacttaatatttggtacagaaacctttgtttgcaattacagagatcatacgtttcctgtagttcttgaccaggtttgcacacactgcagcagggattttggcccactcctccatacagaccttctccagatccttcaggtttcggggctgtcgctgggcaatacggactttcagctccctccaaagattttctattgggttcaggtctggagactggctaggccactccaggaccttgagatgcttcttacggagccactccttagttgccctggctgtgtgtttcgggtcgttatcatgctggaagacccagccacgacccatcttcattgctcttactgagggaaggaggttgttggccaagatcttgcgatacatggccccatccatcctcccctcaatatggtgcagtcgtcctgtccccaaagaatgatgtttccacctccatgattcacggttgggatggtgttcttggggttgtactcatccttcttcttcctccaaacacggcgagtggagtttagaccaaaaagctctatttttgtctcatcagaccacatgaccttctcccatccctcctctggatcatccagatggtcattggcaaacttcagacgggcctggacatgcgctggcttgagcagggggaccttgcgtgcgctgcaggattttaatccatgatggcatagtgtgttactaatggttttctttgagactgtggtcccagctctcttcaggtcattgaccaggtcctgccgtgtagttctgggccgattcctcatcttcctcatgatcattgatgccccacgaggtgagatcttgcatggagccccagaccgagggagattgacgtcatcttgaacttcttccattttctaataattgcgctaacagttgttgccttctcaccgagctgcttgcctattgtcctgtagcccatcccagccttgtgcaggtctaaaattgtatccctgatgtccttacacagctctctggtcttggccattgtggagaggttggagtctgtttgattgagtgtgtggacaggtgtcttttatacaggtaacaagttcaaaacaggtgcagttaatacaggtaatgagtggagaacaggagagcttcttaaaagaaaaactaacaggtctgtgagagccggaattcttactggttggtaggtgatcaaatacttatgtcatgcaataaaatgcaattatttaaaaatcatacaatgtgattttctggatttttgttttagattccgtctctcacagttgaagtgtacctctgataaaaattacagacctctacatgctttgtaagtatgaaaacctgcaaaatcggcagtgtatcaaatacttgttctccccactgtatgtaagATACTGACATACAATGTTTCCACCTGCAGAAATGATTACAGCTCTACGTAGGATGTCGGTGTATCATCTGCGTTGCACATGGCGTAAGCATCGGTGAAACCAGTGGGATGTAAACAGAAGTGCCCCTGCCTGAGATACAGTCTGGCAGGTCTGCCCGCAGAGACATAAGCATCAGGCTGTGTCATGCAAGCTGTGACCCTTCCCACTATGTCTGGGCACACAGTGTCAGTCTGAAACTGTCCATGTATCCGTTTCTGAGTCAACATGGCTTCTGGGAAAATAACACTATCTCATTAATCACATTGTACGCCTCCCCCCTCTGGCCGATCAACTCTACATAGACTGGCTTAGAGAGTATGTGTCTATGGCTTGTGAATATAATGCCCGGGTGACATTTAACATCATTTAAGATTTTAGGGGTATTACTAAAGTATTTAGTGGCATTACCACTTTCTCTGACAACCATGGTGTACGAAAGGGACCACTTGAAcaacaatacaaatcaaatacaCAGAGAAAAACCCACTTACTTCTTCTTGTCCTTGTCCTTTTTGAATGGTTGTTGTGAGCAGCCTTGGAGTGCCTGTCCCATCAGTGTCTCAGCTGCAACCCTTCTTCTATTGAAGGCATTCATCTCCTCCTCCAGTTCTCGTCTTTTCTCCTCCAgattcttcttttcttcctggTGCATCCTCTTGAGCTGCTCAAACCTCTCGTGAAGCTagagaggatgatgatgatgatgatgatgatgatgatgggaaAGGGCACAATTTGAGACAAACCAAATATGGTATATTTTTAGTGAGTAGTTATTTAATGATCATGTCAATCCTCacctctttttccttttctttcagcTCTGCTTCTGTCTCCTTCACCTTGTTGACAAACATCTGTCTCATTTCGTCCTCTTTGCGCTGCAGATCCACAAGGAACTCCTTCCTCTTGGCTTCGTATGTCTCCTGAAGGCTGAAGATCAGagtaaaaagagtaaaaaaatcaGTCTAATGCAGGATTAGCAGGAGCTGGTTGCTGCATTTGTTTATAAGTTCAACCGTATCTtagttgtaaaataaatgttcacTGGGTGGAGATTAATGCATCACAAATTTAAAATGGGTTTTACCACACGACACAAACTAGAGCTTAGCAGTTACTTGATATTTACAAACAGGAACTGCCAGGCATAACTGGAGCAATAAAACTAGCATGTTAACATATGAACCATTTAGATTGAACAGCAAACTAGGTAATATAGTCGTCATCTGACCTGACACTTGATCAAAATGCTGTTTAATAATGATGTAAACTTGGATTATTTTaagtcacaaaaataaaaacagtatacCTCAAATTACAAAACATTATGCCAATAACAGATTAAATTACCAAATAAGGTCATTAGGTTGCATAATCGATATTTCCCACTCACTCTAAATATATGTGAATACTATTAACTCTGAAACACATATTTATgcacatgtaaataaaataaagtcataACTACATTTACAAAGGAGTGTCAATCGGGTTTAATATATATCATTTGGTCCCAAAAAGTGTTATATCTGGAGGTTATTTAACGGTTTGCGATGAATTCCTGTTTACACAGTTGATTGGTTTTGATTGGACAGCACTACAAATGTTTCctgatatagacattttgaTGCAACCTGTATAGTGAATCACTAGTTTGAAATTAGCTAGTCGTCTCTAAGAACTTTATTTATAAATAGCCGCTTCAACCTAACCTAAACTCAATCTGAGGTATAACTAACATATAGTGTGTCATTTCATGAACACAGGAACTAGAGTCACTGTAGTTTCTCCCCAATATtaaaaaggcatactatgtaacttttcactcttcggtccccctacatgTTGTCTCAGTGGAAATACAGCTCTAGTTCTGTAGTTCCactgagacaacctgtagggggatgGGAGTGGCTAATCTCTAGAGGAATTTATGAAGGCACTAAAAGATTCAGATCAGTCAAATAACCAAGTGTATCAATTAATTATACTGTTAGTTAAATAATTAAACTAGAGTCTAAATAGACACATCAAGCTTTACACTTTACCTTTGAGCTTCAATTGGTTGGTAAAAGGAGAAAAGCTCATCCTATCCCAAATCATAAATACCTACATTTTAATGTGCTGTTTATCAATTAAGTCATTCATCAGCACCGTTTTTACTGTACATCATAAGAGAGCAAGTTTATTTTTGGCAGTTCCACTGAAGTGAGTTGCCCAGATGCATTACATCACTGCTATCCCTAATTTCACCTGAACGAGTGGCTGTCCAGGCCTGTGTCCTTGAAGCCCATCTCTTCTAGCTTGCAGCGACGGTAGAGCTCATAGTGTCGGGTGTGCGTTTGCTCTCGGAGATCCTCCATGTTCACACGCAGTAGCATCTCCCTCAGCTTCACAAAATCACAGTGGTTTTCATTCTCcactgaaagaaaagaaacatgatcatttcattatcagaaaaaaataaataaaaaagaatcgTATCATGTTTATATCTCaactgaaaactaaaaataGTTTGGCAGCAGGATACAATGGACTCACCCTGTACTGATCCCCAGGGGTACAGCCTTGCTTTCACCATCTTATTTCCCACTTTAATTTCTTCTACACTTCCAATAACAGCAAAGGGAAGATGAGTCTGtaacatacaatacatatattGTTACAATATGGTTAAATATTATTCTACTGTTGCCATATCCAGGATCTCATTCTGCTATTACGACATGCttctaaatatactgtatgtctactACGGATTCAAATtggagctgggcgatatggagaaaatcaaatatcacgatatttttgaacaaataccttgatatcgataccgcaacgctattgtagtgttgactatttgtgctttcacaaaatatttacacaatgagatttttgataaataatcatcagtaatgtggatataatgactaagtgggtaaaggcaaataatagaacagttacaacagtctggtcagttaagaaaatgacatcactttactgtaatgcagcctttaaaaccaggaaaaggcaacacttatgccatattacgatattacgatatgcaaaatctaagacgatatctagtctcatatcacgatatcgatatattgcccagctctaattcaAATTGTGGCTTGTATTGTGCAACTTCAGCTCTTTCTACTAAATTTCAGTAGTATGATAATCAGAATGAACTACTACTCCTTACTAGTAATGTAGTAGATATTACTAGTATTTCTATTATATTTAAATTTCTAAAACCAGACTAAGGAAATTTGGCCCAATAAGTGCTACAATACCCAAAGATGGGTGTTGGCTTAAGAATACAGTGGTGGAGAATTTTAGAATGTATATTACCTtgtaaaatacatacagtattgtattatgtattatgtgtgtctgtgggtttcTAGGACTCACATTCATGGAGGTGTTGATCTCTGCAACAGCTTCATCCTCTGTAGGGAACTGATAAATCTGAACTCCATTACTGACCAGCTCACTCATAATCTTGATCTTTAATTTGTCCAATTCGCTCTTGGATACCGTGTCTGCCTTTGCAATAATGGGGATGATGTTCACCTGCATGGAAAAATAACAATATGAGTGACAGACTGAGAAACAAGTAACATTAACTGCTGAAATACACCATGCAACATTCTGTGTTCACCTTGCTGTCCAGTTTCTTCATTGTAACCAGATCAAGGGACTTCAGGGAGTGTCCGGTGGGAGCGATGAAATACAGGCAGATATGGATTCTTGTGTCATGGCAGTTAAAcaaggaacgttttatttttagCTCCTCCTCAAGAAACCTTTCAAACTGGGCATCAATATACTCAAGGATGGGTTTATAGCTGCACaaaaagaaagcacaaggcATAAAACATGAGCATCattattttatctttaaatgtatgaacaataaactTTACATCGCTTTCCTTGATGACTGAGAGACATGTTAGTATCCTAGTTACAAACTCTGCAACTACAGTCTTGCAGCCAAGAAtgcccacttttttttttttttattccctgCTGTTGGAGCACTCAAATGTCTATTGAGATTGCATTAGTTCTACCAGTCATTCCCATATCCCCTTTCTTCCCTCCCAATTCACATGCTAGAAACAGGCCAGATCTCTTTCTCTATTCCATACAGTGTAAGTGTGTTGGCTGCAGAGCAAAAGCGGGACATGATTAATAGCTGATGCTGATCTAACCAGGATAAATGTCAAAACTGCACTTAAAATTTCTGTTACAAGTTAAGTTTTTCCAAATTGTCTTCCTTTGTGCAGGACAGTTTCGTCCATTTctgatcctttaaaaaaaaggatcaaaagtcaaacaaacatctaCAAGAATCTTTACCTTTCCTCTTTGTTGATTTGGTCTCCGAACCCTACAGTGTGCACAGTGGTCAGCTTGAGGTTAACATTGCTCTCCTGCAGATCATAGGTTTGTG
Protein-coding sequences here:
- the LOC144524503 gene encoding septin-8-A-like isoform X2 encodes the protein MAANEVDVFAHEEKRNLELGGHVGFDSLPDQLVSKSVAQGFCFNILCVGETGIGKSTLMNTLFNTTFENEEASHYQSEVQLRPQTYDLQESNVNLKLTTVHTVGFGDQINKEESYKPILEYIDAQFERFLEEELKIKRSLFNCHDTRIHICLYFIAPTGHSLKSLDLVTMKKLDSKVNIIPIIAKADTVSKSELDKLKIKIMSELVSNGVQIYQFPTEDEAVAEINTSMNTHLPFAVIGSVEEIKVGNKMVKARLYPWGSVQVENENHCDFVKLREMLLRVNMEDLREQTHTRHYELYRRCKLEEMGFKDTGLDSHSFSLQETYEAKRKEFLVDLQRKEDEMRQMFVNKVKETEAELKEKEKELHERFEQLKRMHQEEKKNLEEKRRELEEEMNAFNRRRVAAETLMGQALQGCSQQPFKKDKDKKNFFSLPSACSLTSGRNLN
- the LOC144524503 gene encoding septin-8-A-like isoform X1 — its product is MAANEVDVFAHEEKRNLELGGHVGFDSLPDQLVSKSVAQGFCFNILCVGETGIGKSTLMNTLFNTTFENEEASHYQSEVQLRPQTYDLQESNVNLKLTTVHTVGFGDQINKEESYKPILEYIDAQFERFLEEELKIKRSLFNCHDTRIHICLYFIAPTGHSLKSLDLVTMKKLDSKVNIIPIIAKADTVSKSELDKLKIKIMSELVSNGVQIYQFPTEDEAVAEINTSMNTHLPFAVIGSVEEIKVGNKMVKARLYPWGSVQVENENHCDFVKLREMLLRVNMEDLREQTHTRHYELYRRCKLEEMGFKDTGLDSHSFSLQETYEAKRKEFLVDLQRKEDEMRQMFVNKVKETEAELKEKEKELHERFEQLKRMHQEEKKNLEEKRRELEEEMNAFNRRRVAAETLMGQALQGCSQQPFKKDKDKKN